In the genome of Oncorhynchus mykiss isolate Arlee chromosome 18, USDA_OmykA_1.1, whole genome shotgun sequence, one region contains:
- the LOC110496955 gene encoding protein FAM133-like, whose amino-acid sequence MGKRDNRVSYVNPIAASCANGPAPNAGPSIQDYLRRPRPTWEEVKEIIDRKKKGSRALVDFEDQMNSNWKKELAKNREKLLGGVDKDKEKEKKKIEKGRKGKKSNRHSSPSSSSSSSDSSSRSSSDSEDENEKSTKRKKRSSKKASDDSTVELEPDGKGEKSRRKKRKAERRRKDSSELSADSDMKVVSVFTHHLPCLMNMCYVLI is encoded by the exons ATGGGGAAGAGGGACAACAGAGTG TCTTATGTGAACCCAATAGCTGCATCATGTGCCAATGGACCCGCACCCAATGCAGGACCCTCTATCCAGGATTACCTGAGAAGACCACGGCCAACATG GGAAGAGGTGAAGGAGATCATAGACAGGAAGAAGAAAGGCTCCAGAGCCTTGGTGGACTTTGAGGACCAAATGAACTCG AATTGGAAGAAGGAGCTGGCGAAGAACAGAGAGAAGTTACTAGGTGGCGTTGACAAAGACAAGGAGAAAGAG AAAAAGAAGATCGagaaaggaaggaaaggaaagaaaTCCAACAGG CAttcctctccttcatcctcctcatCAAGTTCTGATTCCTCTAGCAGATCTTCCTCAGACTCTGAAGACGAG AATGAAAAGAGCACCAAAAGGAAAAAGCGGTCCTCCAAGAAAGCATCGGATGACTCTACTGTAGAATTGGAGCCCGACGGCAAG GGTGAGAAGAGCCGCAGGAAGAAGAGGAAAGCTGAGCGACGTCGTAAAGACTCCTCAGAGTTGTCCGCTGACTCCGACATGAAGGTTGTAAGTGTTTTTACTCATCATTTGCCATGTTTAATGAACATGTGTTATGTATTGATTTAG
- the LOC110496647 gene encoding progranulin isoform X2 translates to MWNIAALVLVVAGTASCYITCPDGKVCSDQSTCCLTKEGYACCPVTHVPWTALVQASDSTPQAGVIRCDTKFYCPSGTSCCKGLTGKWDCCPFPLGTCCEDGQHCCEYGYTCDPTSFKCRKGYSQIPSGLRNDAKQD, encoded by the exons ATGTGGAACATAGCTGCATTGGTGTTAGTGGTGGCAGGGACTGCCTCTTGCTACATCACCTGCCCTGATGGGAAGGTCTGCTCTGATCAATCAACTTGCTGTTTGACTAAAGAAGGATACGCCTGCTGTCCAGTTACCCAT GTTCCGTGGACAGCACTTGTTCAGGCCTCAGACAGCACCCCACAGGCTGGAGTCATTCGCTGTGACACAAAATTCTACTGCCCTTCTGGAACCAGCTGCTGCAAGGGACTGACTGGCAAATGGGACTGCTGCCCATTCCCACTG ggcACGTGCTGTGAGGATGGCCAGCATTGCTGTGAATATGGATACACCTGTGACCCAACCTCATTCAAGTGCAGGAAAGGTTACTCTCAGATTCCTTCAGGTCTGAGGAATGATGCTAAGCAGGACTGA
- the LOC110496647 gene encoding progranulin isoform X1, producing the protein MWNIAALVLVVAGTASCYITCPDGKVCSDQSTCCLTKEGYACCPVTHQVPWTALVQASDSTPQAGVIRCDTKFYCPSGTSCCKGLTGKWDCCPFPLGTCCEDGQHCCEYGYTCDPTSFKCRKGYSQIPSGLRNDAKQD; encoded by the exons ATGTGGAACATAGCTGCATTGGTGTTAGTGGTGGCAGGGACTGCCTCTTGCTACATCACCTGCCCTGATGGGAAGGTCTGCTCTGATCAATCAACTTGCTGTTTGACTAAAGAAGGATACGCCTGCTGTCCAGTTACCCAT CAGGTTCCGTGGACAGCACTTGTTCAGGCCTCAGACAGCACCCCACAGGCTGGAGTCATTCGCTGTGACACAAAATTCTACTGCCCTTCTGGAACCAGCTGCTGCAAGGGACTGACTGGCAAATGGGACTGCTGCCCATTCCCACTG ggcACGTGCTGTGAGGATGGCCAGCATTGCTGTGAATATGGATACACCTGTGACCCAACCTCATTCAAGTGCAGGAAAGGTTACTCTCAGATTCCTTCAGGTCTGAGGAATGATGCTAAGCAGGACTGA
- the efcab1 gene encoding EF-hand calcium-binding domain-containing protein 1, producing MAEMSAMNRKLIQNLAETLSKQVKHFNKTEAECLIRLFNGLLGDQSDRRVGNGLDRGKFRNILHNTFGMTDDMIMDRVFRAFDKDNDSYVSVKEWIEGLSIFLRGTLDEKIKYCFDVYDLNGDGYISREEMFHMLKNSLIRQPTEEDPDEGIKDLVEITLKKMDHDHDSRLSYADFEKAVRDENLLLEAFGTCLPDAKSILEFEQHAFQDTLEH from the exons ATGGCTGAAATGTCTGCTATGAATAGAAAATTGATTCAGAATCTcgctgaaactctttctaaacaAGTCAAACACT TTAACAAAACAGAAGCAGAGTGTCTGATCCGGCTGTTCAATGGTCTCCTGGGGGATCAGAGTGACAGGAGGGTAGGGAATGGCCTGGACAGAGGAAAATTCAGGAATATTCTACACAACACCTTTGGAATGACTGATGATATGATTATGGATAGAG TATTTCGTGCGTTCGACAAAGACAACGACAGCTACGTCAGTGTGAAGGAGTGGATCGAGGGACTATCAATCTTTCTCCGTGGAACATTGGATGAAAAAATTAAGT ACTGCTTCGATGTGTATGACTTGAATGGAGATGGGTACATTTCCCGGGAAGAGATGTTCCACATGCTGAAGAACAGCCTGATCAGACAGCCCACAGAGGAGGACCCAGATGAGGGCATCAAAGACCTGGTGGAGATCACACTCAAGAAGATG GACCATGACCACGACAGCAGACTGTCCTATGCAGACTTTGAAAAGGCAGTGAGAGATGAGAATCTATTGCTTGAAGCTTTTGGAACCTGCCTCCCCGATGCCAAG AGCATATTGGAATTTGAGCAGCATGCATTCCAGGATACACTTGAGCATTAA